Proteins encoded together in one Aminipila butyrica window:
- the cas1e gene encoding type I-E CRISPR-associated endonuclease Cas1e gives MDGISGIKKPELQALPRVSDRITFLYIEHANISRQDGAITVTDSRGIMRVPAAIVGVLLLGPGTDVTHRAMELIGDTGTSVVWTGERGVRHYAHGRALSHNTKLLIKQAELVSNVRSRVAVARKMYQMRFENEDVSNLTMQQLRGREGARVRNIYRKESKATGVPWTGREYNPDDFASGTPINQALSAAHTALYGLVYSVIVALGLSPGLGFVHTGHDLSFVYDIADLYKAEVTIPIAFNIAAKADVENIGRGTRLAVRDAFVDGKIMGRITRDLYNLMGEGEEEVMADLINLWDDKEGLVEHGVSYEEFS, from the coding sequence ATGGATGGAATATCAGGAATCAAAAAACCAGAGCTACAAGCGCTTCCACGTGTCAGTGATAGAATAACATTTTTATACATAGAGCATGCAAATATTAGCAGACAAGATGGTGCTATAACGGTGACAGACAGTCGGGGCATTATGCGTGTTCCGGCTGCCATAGTCGGCGTATTGCTGCTTGGACCGGGGACAGATGTCACACACAGGGCCATGGAGTTGATTGGAGATACAGGGACAAGTGTTGTGTGGACTGGAGAACGAGGGGTTAGGCATTATGCACATGGCCGGGCTTTGTCACACAATACCAAATTGTTGATAAAGCAAGCAGAATTAGTCTCTAATGTCAGGTCTAGGGTAGCGGTCGCACGGAAAATGTATCAAATGCGTTTTGAAAATGAAGATGTTTCAAATCTGACTATGCAGCAGCTTCGAGGCCGAGAAGGTGCCAGAGTAAGAAATATTTACCGGAAGGAATCAAAAGCAACAGGCGTTCCTTGGACCGGCAGAGAATATAATCCAGATGATTTTGCCAGTGGAACGCCAATTAATCAAGCCCTATCAGCGGCTCATACCGCGTTATATGGCTTGGTGTACAGCGTGATTGTGGCACTTGGCTTATCACCTGGATTAGGATTTGTTCACACCGGACACGATTTATCTTTTGTTTATGATATTGCAGATTTATATAAAGCGGAGGTTACCATACCGATTGCTTTTAATATTGCAGCAAAAGCAGATGTGGAGAATATTGGCAGAGGAACACGTCTGGCCGTACGGGATGCTTTTGTAGACGGCAAGATTATGGGTAGAATAACGAGGGATCTTTACAATCTCATGGGCGAGGGAGAAGAAGAAGTGATGGCTGATTTAATTAATCTTTGGGATGATAAAGAAGGCCTGGTGGAGCACGGTGTTTCGTATGAAGAGTTTTCATAA
- the cas2e gene encoding type I-E CRISPR-associated endoribonuclease Cas2e, with translation MPMTVVTLTNVPSSLRGDLTKWLQEISTGVYVGNINARIREELWKRILDNIKQGQATLSYAKRGEIGYDFMVHNTKREVIYCDGIPLVFLPKEVSSTPMQQLGFSNAAKHEKIKRARQHRKSVSENESERYVVIDVETTGINPEKDQIIEIAAIKMEGSEMIVFQKLIKIENGLQKEIAELTGITDGMLANDGKDIAVVLDEFLDFVGNAILVGYNVKFDISFLNAELKKSGHAALMNKSICLLQEAKRKQKLLRDYKLSTVLKKYDISTEGLHRAYVDAKAEYELAMKLNIF, from the coding sequence ATGCCTATGACGGTTGTCACCTTGACAAATGTACCGAGTTCCTTAAGAGGGGACTTGACGAAATGGCTGCAAGAAATATCTACAGGTGTTTATGTAGGAAATATCAATGCACGAATTCGAGAAGAGTTGTGGAAACGAATCCTTGATAACATCAAACAGGGACAGGCCACCTTGTCATATGCTAAACGTGGTGAAATAGGTTATGATTTCATGGTACATAACACAAAGCGAGAAGTTATTTATTGTGATGGAATACCTCTGGTTTTTCTGCCAAAAGAAGTAAGTTCTACGCCAATGCAGCAGCTGGGATTCAGTAATGCCGCCAAACATGAAAAGATAAAAAGGGCCAGGCAACACAGAAAAAGCGTAAGCGAAAATGAGAGCGAGCGTTATGTGGTTATCGACGTAGAAACAACGGGTATTAATCCAGAGAAAGATCAGATTATTGAGATTGCTGCCATAAAAATGGAAGGCAGTGAGATGATTGTTTTCCAAAAGTTAATAAAGATTGAAAACGGACTTCAAAAAGAAATAGCTGAACTAACAGGAATTACAGATGGAATGCTTGCCAATGATGGGAAGGATATTGCTGTCGTTTTGGACGAATTTCTTGACTTTGTGGGAAATGCAATTCTAGTAGGGTACAATGTGAAATTTGATATCAGTTTTCTGAATGCTGAACTAAAAAAGAGTGGACATGCGGCATTAATGAATAAAAGCATATGTCTTTTACAAGAAGCAAAAAGGAAACAGAAACTGCTACGAGATTATAAGTTGAGTACGGTTTTAAAGAAATATGATATAAGTACAGAAGGTTTACATCGGGCTTATGTAGATGCCAAGGCGGAGTATGAATTAGCGATGAAACTAAATATTTTTTAA
- a CDS encoding zinc-ribbon domain-containing protein, which yields MYCKNCAKEIDDRAAICPHCGVSQAAAPQVIDNGGFGWGLLGCCIPVAGLILFLVWKDTKPRTSKAAGIGALVGIGSTALLYGLAFGMGILGAAGSMGF from the coding sequence ATGTATTGTAAAAATTGTGCAAAAGAAATTGATGACAGAGCAGCCATTTGCCCACATTGTGGTGTTTCTCAGGCAGCTGCGCCACAAGTGATTGATAATGGCGGCTTTGGTTGGGGGCTTTTAGGCTGCTGTATTCCAGTCGCCGGGTTAATCCTGTTTTTGGTTTGGAAAGATACGAAGCCGAGAACTTCAAAAGCTGCGGGTATTGGTGCCTTAGTTGGCATTGGTTCTACTGCGCTTCTATATGGATTGGCCTTTGGTATGGGAATTTTAGGCGCAGCCGGAAGCATGGGCTTTTAA
- a CDS encoding DUF2085 domain-containing protein, producing MTGFFYRWLPIFFGCHCRAERSFFLSGKQFPICARCTGELVGILLLGITYGLYHPPILYAAILLIPMILDGGIQLLTSYESTNVRRFLTGLLFGYGFFHLFLTSIIATYWYGYHFI from the coding sequence ATGACAGGTTTTTTTTACCGATGGCTTCCGATTTTCTTCGGTTGCCATTGTAGGGCGGAACGCTCCTTTTTTCTGAGTGGAAAGCAATTTCCGATTTGTGCGAGGTGTACCGGCGAGTTGGTGGGGATTTTACTTTTAGGAATAACCTACGGGCTGTATCATCCGCCAATCTTATACGCCGCAATTTTATTGATTCCCATGATATTAGATGGGGGGATTCAACTTTTGACCTCGTATGAAAGCACCAATGTCAGGAGATTTTTAACCGGATTACTTTTTGGATACGGTTTCTTTCATCTGTTTTTGACTAGTATCATCGCTACCTATTGGTATGGATATCATTTCATCTGA
- a CDS encoding M48 metallopeptidase family protein, which translates to MKEAGAQYIKYLGELRPLEEVISVDAFSETEILKEVSKFYFKMSKQVTKERTEIYQKALGVTPRSIKIDKICNRWGSCNTKKEITYNYLIVTLPIELIDYVVVHELCHIYHMNHDRSFWRKVGSILPDYKKRMKML; encoded by the coding sequence TTGAAAGAAGCAGGGGCACAATATATTAAATATCTAGGAGAACTGAGACCTCTTGAGGAAGTGATTTCTGTAGATGCGTTTTCAGAAACGGAGATATTGAAGGAAGTCAGCAAGTTCTATTTTAAGATGAGCAAGCAGGTTACGAAAGAAAGAACGGAAATTTATCAAAAGGCATTAGGGGTAACTCCTCGATCCATAAAAATAGATAAAATCTGCAATCGCTGGGGCAGTTGTAATACGAAAAAAGAAATTACTTACAATTATTTAATAGTAACATTACCCATAGAGCTCATTGATTATGTTGTTGTTCATGAACTTTGTCATATCTATCATATGAATCATGACCGATCCTTTTGGCGTAAAGTCGGGAGTATTCTTCCAGACTATAAGAAAAGAATGAAGATGCTTTAG
- a CDS encoding class I SAM-dependent methyltransferase, with translation MGDNKKFWNRYSGLYDFEINRFSKKAYEEMVHLMSEVLNADMRVLEVATGTGLIAISTAKFVRQVEATDFSPKMIKAAKKKMVPENVTFSIEDATALSFVNESFDAVIISNALHIMPDPVAALVSIRRVLKPGGLLIAPTFSHGHLKNSDRNLNTKILRLIGFETFSKWTPEEYTRFIEKNGFSVRRQKVLSAAFPLIYLEATKH, from the coding sequence ATGGGCGACAATAAAAAATTTTGGAATCGATATTCTGGGCTATACGACTTTGAGATTAATCGATTTAGCAAAAAGGCATACGAAGAGATGGTTCATCTGATGTCGGAAGTGTTAAACGCCGACATGCGGGTTTTGGAAGTAGCCACCGGAACGGGTTTAATTGCGATTAGTACAGCCAAATTTGTCCGACAAGTTGAAGCAACGGACTTTTCCCCGAAAATGATTAAAGCCGCCAAAAAGAAAATGGTTCCGGAAAATGTTACCTTTTCCATCGAAGATGCTACCGCATTATCCTTTGTGAATGAATCCTTTGATGCAGTCATTATCTCCAACGCTTTGCATATTATGCCAGACCCTGTAGCAGCGCTGGTGAGTATCCGTAGAGTACTGAAGCCAGGTGGATTACTGATAGCGCCGACCTTTTCACATGGGCACTTAAAAAACTCCGACAGGAACCTGAATACCAAAATTTTGAGACTCATCGGCTTTGAAACGTTTTCCAAGTGGACGCCAGAAGAATATACCAGATTTATTGAGAAGAACGGTTTTTCTGTTAGACGACAGAAAGTATTAAGTGCCGCATTTCCGCTTATCTATCTTGAGGCCACTAAACATTGA
- a CDS encoding sensor domain-containing diguanylate cyclase, which translates to MDLNQSNISSDILMEVINIQTAIVQQGMDLSSIMDLVTLRTQHITNAEGACVELIEKSELVYSAASGIAEKYLGLRLNMENSLSGQCIEERVALISNDIEKDDRVNKEACRKIGLNSMIVIPLICGNDVVGVLKVLSAKTCHFNDESIKILGLMSGLIAAAMFNAISTGESELLHKATHDSMTGISNRSLFYDRLRQRLLQASRKGESFGIISLDMDGLKEINDTYGHRAGDAAIKEVALRVGKTLRETDTFSRLGGDEFGIIVAEALDREEIRALIRRIDGEVIKPFEFEESKINLRASIGYALFSEDGIELEVLIEKADKSMYEVKRAHKGQGNVR; encoded by the coding sequence ATGGATTTAAATCAAAGCAATATAAGTAGCGACATACTTATGGAAGTTATTAACATACAGACCGCAATAGTTCAGCAGGGAATGGACCTGAGTAGTATTATGGATTTAGTGACACTGCGAACTCAGCATATTACAAATGCGGAAGGTGCTTGTGTTGAGCTGATAGAGAAAAGCGAGCTGGTGTATAGTGCTGCATCTGGAATTGCAGAGAAGTACTTGGGTTTACGATTGAATATGGAAAATAGCCTATCCGGACAATGTATAGAGGAAAGAGTGGCCTTAATTAGCAACGATATTGAAAAGGACGACAGAGTTAATAAAGAGGCCTGTAGGAAAATTGGGCTTAACTCCATGATTGTGATACCCCTGATTTGCGGAAATGATGTTGTTGGTGTATTAAAGGTTCTTTCGGCAAAGACTTGTCATTTTAATGATGAAAGCATTAAAATACTGGGACTTATGTCCGGTCTTATTGCAGCAGCGATGTTTAATGCCATAAGTACAGGAGAAAGTGAATTATTACATAAAGCAACACATGACAGCATGACAGGAATATCCAACAGATCCCTATTTTATGATCGTTTGCGGCAAAGACTCTTACAAGCGTCAAGAAAAGGTGAAAGTTTCGGGATCATATCGCTAGATATGGATGGATTAAAAGAGATTAACGATACTTATGGGCATCGAGCTGGGGATGCGGCTATTAAGGAAGTCGCCTTGCGAGTCGGCAAGACCTTGCGCGAAACTGACACTTTTTCCCGACTGGGAGGAGATGAGTTTGGAATCATTGTTGCAGAAGCATTGGATCGGGAGGAAATTAGAGCCTTGATTCGGCGAATAGATGGTGAAGTTATAAAACCTTTTGAATTTGAAGAATCAAAAATAAATCTTAGGGCCAGTATCGGTTATGCTCTTTTTAGTGAAGATGGTATTGAGTTGGAAGTCTTGATTGAAAAAGCAGATAAATCAATGTATGAAGTAAAAAGAGCTCACAAGGGTCAGGGAAATGTTCGCTGA
- a CDS encoding winged helix-turn-helix transcriptional regulator, producing the protein MPCDKSCPIEHTVNLIGHKWKVLILRNLFHQGTQRFGEIHKGIHGISQKMLTQQLRQLEADGILCRKVYPEVPPKVEYSLTALGESLKPILDEMNKWGIEHLKQRDVD; encoded by the coding sequence ATGCCATGTGATAAATCATGCCCTATTGAGCATACCGTAAACTTAATTGGGCACAAATGGAAGGTGCTTATCCTGAGGAATCTGTTTCATCAAGGGACACAAAGATTTGGTGAAATTCATAAAGGAATACACGGAATAAGCCAGAAGATGCTGACACAACAGCTTCGTCAGCTAGAGGCCGACGGGATACTTTGTAGAAAGGTTTATCCGGAGGTGCCGCCAAAGGTTGAATATTCTCTTACCGCACTTGGAGAATCTTTAAAACCGATTTTAGATGAAATGAATAAGTGGGGAATAGAACATCTAAAACAGCGTGATGTGGATTGA
- a CDS encoding cupin domain-containing protein: MKKINIGDIINFTAESSTRKAIFKEGLLDTGLLLYAPGQSTPDHKHSDIDEVFYVISGEGTITINKEEVHVKEKDIVFSPNGETHGFYNTSASNWVVLQIKIDISKRD, encoded by the coding sequence ATGAAAAAAATTAATATTGGGGATATTATCAATTTTACAGCTGAAAGCAGCACACGTAAGGCAATTTTCAAAGAAGGGCTGTTGGATACAGGACTTTTGCTTTATGCCCCGGGGCAATCAACACCGGACCATAAGCATTCAGATATCGATGAAGTCTTTTATGTGATTTCTGGTGAAGGTACAATCACAATAAACAAGGAAGAGGTACATGTGAAAGAAAAGGATATAGTTTTCTCACCTAATGGGGAGACACATGGATTTTATAATACGAGTGCTAGCAACTGGGTTGTATTACAGATTAAAATTGATATTTCTAAAAGGGATTAA
- a CDS encoding VOC family protein produces MFTRIDHVAISVKDREKSIDFYEKNFGFKKYFEHDVPNVPDLEKVVYLQLGNTVLEFEHWNSEKENRGYHFCLISDAFDSDYQKLKNAGVPIVTGPHIPEPRTPQEIGWKRVVFQGPDGELIEFRG; encoded by the coding sequence ATGTTTACACGAATAGATCATGTTGCAATTTCTGTGAAAGACAGAGAAAAGTCCATCGACTTTTACGAAAAAAACTTTGGGTTCAAAAAATATTTTGAGCACGATGTGCCTAACGTACCGGACCTTGAAAAGGTTGTTTATCTTCAGCTAGGCAATACCGTACTAGAGTTTGAACATTGGAATTCTGAAAAGGAGAATAGGGGATACCATTTTTGTCTCATCAGCGATGCTTTTGATTCAGATTATCAAAAGCTTAAAAATGCGGGAGTTCCAATCGTAACCGGGCCACATATTCCTGAACCCAGGACACCTCAGGAAATAGGCTGGAAAAGAGTTGTTTTTCAAGGTCCTGATGGGGAGTTAATTGAGTTCAGAGGATAA
- a CDS encoding FAD-binding oxidoreductase, whose product MNDFLCGLTGDIVTPFDPVYSEAKQGFNRAIQLFPLIIVYCSDERDVSNAVIWSRRNGVPIRIRSGGHNYEGYSNGNCTLVIDISRMNYMYIDECLNQLSVQGGVTNRQVYNFVSSKGYPFPGGTCPTVGVSGYSLGGGWGLSCRNFGLGCDSLEEIVLVNYEGAIIKANRENHCDLFWACRGAGGGNFGVIVSMTFNLPPKVENVTLIEIDYLNVDSQEQAEFLDTWQEWLKTADKRITLISRIYNSAEDGLAMLVRGIFYGEAEAAKQIMAEFLALDGADYNIESMTFLEAVTIIGSVYPPSEKFQSVSRFVFRDFTCVERAKLAGLIRERPQGSVFAGISMYALGGRVSEIGTDDTAFYYRHANYIIWLETIWEESIYAEENRKWTSNRFPYLKAITTGSYVNFPYGRLPDYLKEYYGIHANILKNIKKIYDPLNIFSFPQGIGKSACSNHAALYCPTLPLDKTEGPIDQSGDIRHRGFRYVSKR is encoded by the coding sequence ATGAATGATTTTTTATGCGGCTTGACAGGGGATATTGTTACACCGTTCGACCCGGTATATAGTGAAGCTAAACAGGGATTTAACAGAGCGATACAGCTGTTTCCCTTGATTATAGTATATTGCAGTGATGAAAGAGATGTTTCAAACGCAGTGATTTGGTCCAGAAGGAATGGTGTACCAATTCGCATACGCAGTGGCGGTCATAATTATGAAGGCTATTCGAATGGAAATTGTACTTTAGTCATTGATATAAGCAGAATGAATTATATGTATATTGATGAATGTTTAAATCAATTAAGTGTTCAGGGTGGGGTTACCAACAGGCAGGTATATAATTTTGTGTCGTCGAAGGGGTATCCTTTTCCGGGAGGGACCTGCCCTACTGTGGGAGTTAGTGGATATTCGCTTGGTGGGGGCTGGGGGCTCTCTTGCCGTAATTTTGGACTGGGCTGTGACAGTCTGGAGGAAATTGTACTAGTCAATTATGAAGGAGCCATTATAAAAGCGAACCGTGAAAATCATTGTGACCTTTTCTGGGCTTGTCGAGGGGCAGGTGGGGGGAACTTTGGTGTAATTGTATCTATGACGTTCAATTTACCGCCGAAGGTAGAAAATGTTACGCTTATTGAGATTGATTATCTAAATGTAGATTCACAGGAGCAGGCAGAATTTCTTGATACCTGGCAGGAATGGTTAAAAACTGCTGATAAACGGATTACTTTAATTTCAAGAATCTATAATTCTGCTGAGGATGGTCTTGCCATGTTGGTTAGAGGAATATTCTATGGTGAAGCCGAAGCGGCAAAGCAAATTATGGCCGAATTCCTGGCACTGGATGGTGCAGACTACAACATTGAATCCATGACATTCCTTGAAGCGGTTACTATTATTGGAAGCGTATACCCTCCCTCAGAGAAATTTCAATCGGTGAGCCGTTTTGTTTTTAGAGATTTCACTTGTGTGGAGAGAGCAAAGCTTGCAGGTTTAATCAGGGAACGCCCACAAGGATCTGTATTTGCTGGAATATCCATGTACGCGTTGGGCGGCAGAGTGTCAGAAATTGGAACAGATGATACCGCCTTTTATTATCGTCATGCAAATTATATTATCTGGCTAGAGACCATCTGGGAAGAAAGTATCTATGCAGAAGAAAACAGGAAATGGACTAGCAATCGGTTCCCTTATCTTAAAGCAATTACTACAGGCTCTTATGTAAATTTTCCATACGGAAGGCTTCCTGATTATTTGAAAGAATATTACGGAATTCATGCAAATATATTGAAGAACATTAAAAAAATATATGATCCGCTAAATATTTTTTCCTTTCCTCAAGGTATTGGTAAATCAGCGTGTAGCAATCATGCTGCATTATACTGCCCGACATTGCCATTAGATAAAACAGAAGGCCCAATAGACCAATCAGGTGATATTCGTCACAGAGGCTTTCGTTATGTGTCAAAAAGATAA
- a CDS encoding MarR family winged helix-turn-helix transcriptional regulator — protein sequence MKNIYEEFGRWISILYRQFQIFINNELKDLDITSGEYIYLIKLYENEELTQEDLAEIYYIDKAAIARSIRSLENKGYIKRIINQRDKRSYRIQVTEKALNIEHRIYKALKSWDDLISLDVDDEELKKVSHVLKGMSAKALNKVDEGDNICENK from the coding sequence ATGAAAAACATATATGAGGAATTTGGCAGATGGATATCTATATTATATAGACAGTTTCAGATCTTCATAAATAATGAATTGAAAGACTTAGATATAACATCGGGGGAATATATCTACTTGATAAAGCTCTATGAAAACGAAGAATTGACTCAAGAGGATTTGGCTGAAATATATTATATTGATAAGGCGGCCATAGCAAGAAGTATAAGAAGCCTTGAGAATAAAGGCTATATAAAAAGAATAATAAATCAACGGGACAAAAGATCCTATAGAATACAAGTCACCGAAAAGGCGTTAAATATTGAACATCGAATCTATAAGGCATTAAAATCATGGGATGATTTGATTTCATTAGATGTAGATGATGAAGAATTAAAAAAGGTATCTCATGTGTTGAAGGGGATGTCGGCAAAAGCCCTAAATAAAGTTGATGAAGGAGATAATATTTGTGAAAATAAATAA
- a CDS encoding DUF2798 domain-containing protein — protein sequence MKINKKYRGIVFSCLAAVSISVPIAFFMVLLNYGFRSGFLIAFLKSSLVGTAISVPLANIFIPLVEKIVNKIVAE from the coding sequence GTGAAAATAAATAAGAAATATAGAGGAATTGTATTTTCATGCCTGGCGGCGGTATCTATATCTGTACCGATTGCCTTTTTTATGGTCTTACTGAATTACGGATTTAGATCAGGATTTTTGATAGCATTTTTAAAATCTTCATTGGTTGGTACCGCCATTTCTGTCCCTTTGGCTAATATATTTATTCCGTTGGTAGAGAAGATAGTAAATAAGATAGTGGCGGAATAG
- the rsmH gene encoding 16S rRNA (cytosine(1402)-N(4))-methyltransferase RsmH: MDNHEEKHQRRIRYKGTHPKTYQEKYKELQPQKYADTVEKVLQKGSTPAGMHRSICVDEILEFLQITPGQIGLDATLGYGGHTLEMLKCLDFKGHLYAVDVDPIELPRTQARLESLGYGPEILTIRQMNFSSINQIIAESEPLNFILADLGVSSMQIDNPERGFTFKAEGPLDLRLNPKKGVSAATRLKTISPDELESVLRENSDEPNAKAIARAIVSEIKKGTAIDTTTQLQQIIKNTLKSIPGSNSNEAIKKACQRCFQALRIDVNNEFDVLYKFLDKLPSALAPGGRVAILSFHSGEDRLVKKSFQSLFRDGVYREIADEPIRASAEERSNNGRARSAKLRWAVKA; encoded by the coding sequence ATGGATAATCATGAGGAAAAACATCAGCGACGAATTCGATATAAGGGGACTCACCCTAAAACTTATCAGGAAAAGTATAAAGAACTACAACCCCAGAAATATGCTGACACAGTAGAAAAGGTTCTGCAAAAGGGAAGTACGCCAGCTGGTATGCATCGCTCCATTTGCGTGGATGAAATATTAGAATTCCTGCAAATTACCCCCGGGCAAATCGGACTAGATGCCACCCTGGGTTATGGCGGTCATACCTTGGAAATGCTTAAGTGCTTGGACTTCAAAGGGCATCTGTATGCGGTTGATGTGGACCCCATCGAGTTGCCACGAACGCAGGCCCGTCTAGAAAGCTTAGGGTATGGGCCGGAAATTTTAACAATCCGGCAAATGAACTTCTCCAGCATCAATCAAATTATTGCTGAATCAGAGCCATTAAATTTCATTCTGGCCGATCTGGGTGTCTCTTCTATGCAAATAGACAATCCAGAAAGAGGCTTTACATTTAAAGCAGAAGGCCCTCTGGATTTAAGGTTGAATCCAAAAAAAGGAGTATCTGCTGCAACTCGTTTAAAAACCATTTCACCAGACGAATTAGAGAGTGTGTTAAGGGAGAACTCGGATGAACCAAATGCCAAAGCCATCGCACGGGCGATTGTTTCTGAAATTAAAAAAGGAACGGCCATCGATACCACAACACAACTCCAGCAGATCATCAAAAATACGCTGAAGTCGATACCTGGCAGCAACAGCAATGAAGCAATTAAAAAAGCCTGTCAGCGGTGCTTTCAAGCCTTGAGAATTGATGTGAATAATGAATTTGACGTGTTATATAAATTTTTGGATAAGCTGCCCTCTGCACTTGCCCCAGGCGGGCGGGTTGCGATTCTTTCCTTTCACTCCGGAGAAGATCGCTTGGTAAAAAAATCTTTTCAGAGCCTGTTCCGCGACGGCGTTTATCGTGAAATTGCAGATGAACCCATCCGGGCATCCGCAGAAGAACGCAGTAATAATGGGCGCGCACGTTCTGCCAAATTACGCTGGGCGGTAAAAGCATAA
- a CDS encoding BKACE family enzyme: MAKTIITAALTGAVTPAGYNIPETPEQIAADAYEAWKLGAAVVHLHMRDDQGVGVMDKEKFRQTIRLIREHRDCDVIINCTSSGDNRVSGGDAAGNAKRMEHHRELSGIEMGSYDAGSFNWMPGGVFMNTPQFLQELGDVYLERGIKPEIEIFDSGMLGVTNYYVKKGHLPPANHYQLCLGVLGAMPATVENLVYLKNLLPQGSTWSAFGVGAGHLPILFATLALGGHLRVGLEDNVIFGKDENGNKVMATNKMLVERAVAAVKAYGNQPATAAEARQILGIPALNGEEIRVKLGIK, from the coding sequence ATGGCAAAAACAATTATTACAGCAGCACTGACCGGAGCGGTTACCCCTGCCGGTTATAATATCCCGGAAACCCCGGAGCAGATTGCGGCAGATGCCTATGAAGCATGGAAGTTGGGTGCTGCGGTTGTGCATCTACATATGAGGGACGACCAGGGAGTTGGCGTAATGGATAAAGAAAAATTCCGTCAAACGATTCGCCTGATTCGTGAGCACCGGGATTGTGACGTAATCATTAACTGTACCTCTTCCGGTGACAATCGGGTGTCAGGAGGGGATGCGGCCGGAAATGCAAAGCGGATGGAGCACCATCGGGAACTTTCGGGCATTGAAATGGGCTCCTACGATGCCGGTTCCTTTAACTGGATGCCCGGCGGCGTTTTTATGAACACCCCGCAGTTTCTTCAAGAGCTGGGAGATGTTTATTTGGAACGTGGTATCAAGCCGGAGATTGAGATCTTTGACTCTGGAATGTTGGGGGTGACCAATTATTATGTAAAAAAGGGCCATCTTCCCCCGGCTAATCATTATCAGTTGTGCCTTGGAGTGCTTGGGGCAATGCCCGCCACGGTTGAAAACTTGGTTTATTTAAAGAATCTTCTGCCCCAGGGTTCTACCTGGTCTGCGTTTGGCGTTGGTGCGGGACATCTGCCTATCCTGTTTGCCACCTTGGCTTTAGGCGGTCATCTGCGAGTTGGTCTGGAAGACAATGTAATCTTTGGCAAAGATGAGAACGGAAACAAAGTCATGGCAACAAATAAAATGCTCGTGGAACGTGCAGTTGCTGCGGTGAAAGCCTACGGAAATCAGCCGGCAACAGCGGCTGAAGCTCGTCAAATTCTTGGAATTCCGGCACTTAACGGTGAGGAGATCCGGGTGAAGCTTGGTATAAAATAA